A genomic segment from Neobacillus sp. YX16 encodes:
- a CDS encoding class I SAM-dependent rRNA methyltransferase — protein sequence MKTKVGLKVKSKFVTKYKNGYPLITKETILNSTALDEEGCTIKLVDEQNNFIAKGYYGKQNKGLGWVLSNNEKEQFDHRFFEKTLKAAFDRREHFFQGSETTAFRVFNGEGDGIGGLTIDYFDGYYVITWYSKGIYHFREFIIDSLKNLVEYKAIYQKKRFDESGKYIEEDDFVAGERGEFPIIVKENGVNIAVYLNESAMVGVFLDQKDVRKTLRDVYSKGKRVLNTFSYTGVFSVFAALGGATKTTSVDLANRSKSKTIEQFKVNGIDAETQDIIVEDVFKYFKYAVKKGLLFDVVILDPPSFARSKKFVFSAEKDYKNLLKEAISITEDNGIILASTNASSFGMDKFKGFIDTAFKESKKRYKLMEEFSLPEDFRTNKHYPESDYLKVVFIKKLK from the coding sequence ATGAAAACAAAAGTTGGTTTAAAGGTGAAATCAAAGTTCGTTACTAAATATAAAAACGGCTACCCGCTTATTACAAAGGAAACCATTCTAAATTCTACTGCTCTTGATGAAGAAGGGTGCACCATAAAGCTAGTTGATGAACAGAATAATTTTATTGCCAAAGGCTATTATGGAAAACAAAATAAAGGTCTCGGCTGGGTGCTTAGCAACAATGAAAAAGAACAGTTTGATCATCGTTTTTTTGAAAAGACCCTAAAGGCTGCCTTTGATAGAAGAGAGCATTTTTTTCAGGGCTCTGAAACTACAGCCTTTCGAGTGTTTAACGGCGAAGGCGATGGAATTGGCGGTTTAACGATTGATTATTTCGATGGTTATTACGTCATTACCTGGTACAGTAAAGGCATCTATCACTTTCGGGAGTTTATCATAGATTCATTGAAGAATTTGGTGGAGTATAAAGCGATTTATCAGAAAAAGCGGTTCGATGAAAGTGGTAAGTACATTGAAGAAGATGACTTTGTCGCTGGCGAACGAGGAGAGTTTCCCATTATCGTGAAAGAAAATGGCGTCAATATTGCGGTTTATTTGAATGAAAGTGCCATGGTCGGTGTTTTCTTAGATCAAAAGGATGTAAGAAAAACATTACGAGATGTCTATTCAAAAGGAAAAAGAGTATTAAATACGTTCTCCTATACGGGTGTGTTTTCAGTGTTCGCCGCTTTAGGCGGAGCGACGAAAACGACCAGTGTTGACCTCGCAAATCGAAGCAAAAGTAAAACGATTGAGCAATTTAAAGTGAATGGAATTGATGCAGAAACTCAAGATATCATCGTAGAGGATGTATTCAAATACTTCAAATATGCAGTGAAAAAGGGTTTGCTGTTTGATGTCGTGATCCTTGATCCTCCGAGCTTTGCAAGATCAAAGAAGTTTGTCTTCAGCGCCGAAAAGGATTATAAAAACCTATTAAAAGAAGCTATTTCCATCACAGAGGATAATGGAATCATCCTCGCATCAACCAATGCCAGCTCCTTTGGCATGGATAAATTTAAAGGATTCATCGATACCGCCTTTAAGGAATCAAAAAAACGCTATAAACTAATGGAAGAATTTTCACTCCCTGAAGACTTCAGAACCAATAAACACTATCCAGAATCCGACTACCTAAAAGTAGTCTTCATAAAAAAACTTAAATAA
- a CDS encoding glycosyl hydrolase family 18 protein, with product MAKNCYLSFTIISVSMALFLMSSCSQLQRKEETNKNKTPREVLGFYTEQEGKYPGSQPTVNSQFANLSIIAPFWYKLDDKRPGSLIASVTADHKRQVIQSAHEKHLKVYMVVHNLFYETVEKGKQVASNVLDNDANRNVFIQNLRNEINQFKYDGINIDMENLYLTDRDSFSLLIKNLSDELHRDGKVVTVSVPANTGDSRANPWSPWFDYEKLGQNSDGLMIMTYDEHNPRTTPGSTASVNWTEATIRYALKHGVPSSKILLGIAGYGWDWDTTTNKASYSSYAQLMDQKTKYKAKDIWDSRSQTPYFNYIDKEQHSHQAWFENSYSLRFKLDLVEKYNLRGIGIWRLGLEDPMYWKTIPEKIKVKK from the coding sequence ATGGCGAAAAATTGTTATCTGTCATTCACCATCATTTCTGTAAGCATGGCATTATTTCTAATGTCATCCTGTAGTCAGTTACAAAGAAAAGAGGAAACCAATAAGAATAAAACCCCTCGTGAAGTTTTAGGTTTCTACACAGAGCAGGAGGGAAAGTATCCAGGGTCGCAACCTACAGTGAACTCACAATTCGCCAATTTGAGTATTATTGCACCCTTTTGGTATAAGCTTGATGATAAACGACCAGGCAGTCTTATAGCTTCCGTTACAGCAGACCATAAAAGGCAGGTGATTCAGAGTGCTCATGAAAAACACCTGAAGGTATATATGGTTGTACATAATCTATTTTATGAAACCGTGGAGAAGGGCAAGCAGGTAGCGAGTAATGTCCTCGATAACGATGCAAACCGCAATGTTTTCATTCAGAACTTACGCAATGAAATAAATCAGTTTAAATATGACGGTATTAATATTGACATGGAAAATTTGTATTTGACTGACCGAGATTCCTTTAGTCTGCTGATAAAAAATTTGTCTGATGAACTACATCGTGATGGAAAAGTAGTTACGGTTTCAGTCCCAGCAAACACAGGTGATTCTCGAGCTAATCCCTGGTCACCATGGTTTGATTATGAAAAGCTTGGTCAAAATTCAGATGGGTTAATGATTATGACATATGATGAGCACAACCCAAGAACAACACCTGGGTCAACAGCATCAGTAAATTGGACAGAAGCAACGATTCGTTATGCTTTGAAACATGGAGTACCATCATCCAAAATTTTACTCGGTATCGCTGGTTATGGATGGGACTGGGATACAACAACAAACAAAGCCTCGTATAGCTCCTATGCACAGTTAATGGATCAGAAAACTAAATATAAAGCTAAGGATATATGGGACTCCCGTTCGCAAACACCCTATTTCAATTACATAGATAAAGAACAACATAGCCACCAGGCATGGTTTGAGAATAGCTATAGTCTGCGGTTTAAGCTAGATCTTGTAGAAAAATATAACTTACGAGGAATCGGGATTTGGCGGCTAGGCTTAGAAGACCCTATGTACTGGAAGACGATACCTGAGAAAATAAAAGTTAAAAAGTGA
- a CDS encoding DegV family protein, whose amino-acid sequence MKKAKIAWITDTTSSLSKEFIKQHNIHVIPLHVVINDTFYKETIDITEEDFYDRMKNEEGKFQSSQPNIGDIVDLYEKLKEEYDFGIAIHASSTLTGTYQTSVMAAEMAGFKLFAIDSHTGSYPLSFLVKRGVELVEKGVDIDEVVSQLNALREHTRLFLVPSNLDQLHKSGRVSGSQKILASLFNIKPILSIEDGAAKIKDKVRTEKKALAWLVNNLKDDLHSKKVQKVAIVHANDRERAAGLEQLVNETFPHIETEKLMLITVAGVHTGVGTLGLSWVNE is encoded by the coding sequence ATGAAAAAGGCTAAAATTGCATGGATTACGGATACGACTTCTTCTCTTAGCAAAGAGTTTATTAAGCAGCATAACATACACGTCATTCCCCTGCATGTTGTCATTAACGATACATTTTATAAAGAAACAATCGATATTACCGAAGAAGATTTTTATGATCGAATGAAGAATGAGGAAGGAAAATTCCAATCCTCCCAGCCAAATATCGGGGACATCGTAGACCTTTATGAAAAGTTAAAAGAAGAATATGACTTTGGAATAGCCATACATGCATCTAGTACATTAACCGGCACCTATCAAACCTCTGTGATGGCAGCGGAAATGGCTGGATTCAAATTATTTGCGATTGATTCCCATACGGGTTCCTATCCTTTATCGTTCCTAGTGAAAAGAGGAGTAGAACTAGTTGAAAAGGGAGTCGATATTGACGAGGTTGTTTCACAACTAAACGCCCTGCGCGAGCACACTCGATTATTCTTGGTCCCATCAAACCTTGACCAGCTTCACAAAAGCGGCAGGGTGTCTGGAAGCCAAAAAATATTAGCTTCGCTATTTAATATTAAGCCGATTTTATCGATTGAGGATGGAGCCGCAAAGATTAAAGACAAAGTCCGAACTGAAAAGAAGGCTCTTGCTTGGCTGGTAAATAATTTAAAGGATGACCTTCATTCAAAAAAAGTTCAGAAGGTTGCCATTGTCCATGCGAATGACCGTGAAAGGGCTGCTGGGCTTGAACAATTAGTAAATGAAACATTTCCACATATAGAAACAGAGAAATTAATGCTCATTACCGTTGCTGGTGTTCATACGGGTGTTGGGACTCTTGGACTTTCATGGGTTAACGAATAA
- a CDS encoding alpha/beta hydrolase, producing MTKEGTFTGVDGAELFYRIIEPLTAPKATVIIIHGHGDHSGGLHNISFSLVNEGYIVYTFDLRGHGKSSGKRGFIKSWDEYRGDLHEFRKLVSKKQPGLPLYFIGHSMGGVIALEYAIDFSSGIAGVIAISPAISYEVTRFERLGITIMGKLKPDLSINKSRKFQLMMKNSAMAAKFYSDSLRHNTITPGLGRGLIQGVSRVLNKAPLITMPFLLQYGLRDKITPPTKLGSFFKHVSSKDKQLIEYPAAKHRPFDGAGKEQFLSDMITWLDQQVEKIQKDKIQAG from the coding sequence ATGACAAAAGAAGGGACTTTTACTGGTGTCGATGGCGCAGAGTTATTTTATCGAATAATCGAACCATTAACGGCTCCAAAAGCAACAGTTATTATCATCCATGGACACGGCGACCACAGCGGCGGCCTGCACAACATAAGTTTTAGCTTGGTTAATGAAGGATATATCGTATACACATTCGATTTGCGCGGCCATGGAAAAAGCTCGGGAAAAAGAGGTTTTATAAAAAGTTGGGATGAATATCGAGGCGACTTACACGAGTTTCGTAAGTTAGTTTCGAAAAAGCAGCCAGGACTGCCTTTGTATTTTATCGGACATAGTATGGGCGGGGTAATTGCCCTTGAATATGCTATAGATTTTAGTTCGGGTATCGCAGGAGTCATTGCGATATCTCCTGCCATCTCTTATGAAGTGACAAGATTTGAGCGGTTAGGTATAACCATAATGGGTAAATTGAAGCCTGACCTCAGCATCAATAAGTCGAGAAAATTTCAATTAATGATGAAGAATTCAGCGATGGCTGCCAAATTTTATTCAGACTCTTTACGTCACAATACCATTACACCCGGTTTAGGACGCGGCCTGATCCAAGGAGTATCAAGGGTATTAAATAAGGCACCTTTGATAACGATGCCGTTTTTGTTACAATACGGACTTCGAGATAAAATTACACCGCCAACAAAGCTTGGTTCCTTTTTTAAGCACGTTTCATCCAAGGATAAACAGCTAATTGAATATCCTGCAGCAAAGCATCGACCCTTTGATGGAGCAGGAAAAGAGCAGTTTCTAAGTGATATGATTACATGGCTGGACCAACAGGTAGAGAAAATTCAAAAAGATAAAATCCAGGCAGGTTAA
- a CDS encoding branched-chain amino acid aminotransferase, translating to MKQEISFIPREQLKAKPDPSSLGFGKYFSDYMFAMDYHSDLGWFDPRITPYEPLTLDPSAMVFHYGQAIFEGMKAYKTEDGSIQLFRPEKNMKRFNESCDRLCIPQIDEDFLLEGIKQLIITEKDWVPSGEGTSLYIRPFIFSTEAYLGVRPAKQYKLLVILSPSGAYYGSQLSPVKIYVEEQFVRAVIGGVGHVKTAGNYAASLKAQEKADANGYAQILWLDAKENKYVEEVGSMNIFFKINGEVVTPRLNGSILPGVTRDSVIQLLKYWNIPVREEKISIEEVFAAHKRGELEEVFGAGTAAVISPVGELTWKDQSIIINNNNIGQLSQDIYNEMTGIQLGKKEDPFHWTVKVASVEA from the coding sequence ATGAAACAGGAGATTTCATTTATCCCTAGAGAACAATTAAAGGCAAAGCCAGATCCCTCTTCACTTGGTTTTGGCAAGTATTTCAGTGATTACATGTTTGCAATGGACTATCATAGTGACTTAGGCTGGTTTGATCCGAGAATTACTCCTTATGAACCGTTAACGCTTGATCCATCAGCAATGGTTTTTCACTATGGACAAGCAATCTTTGAAGGAATGAAAGCATATAAGACTGAGGATGGGTCCATCCAATTATTCCGTCCTGAGAAGAATATGAAGCGTTTCAATGAATCCTGCGATAGGCTGTGTATTCCCCAAATTGATGAGGACTTCTTATTAGAAGGAATTAAACAATTAATTATTACTGAAAAAGATTGGGTTCCAAGCGGCGAAGGAACTTCGCTTTATATCCGCCCGTTTATTTTTTCAACAGAGGCGTATCTCGGTGTCCGACCAGCCAAGCAATATAAATTGTTGGTTATCCTCTCCCCTTCTGGAGCCTATTATGGCAGCCAATTAAGTCCTGTGAAAATCTATGTGGAAGAGCAATTCGTCCGTGCGGTAATTGGCGGCGTTGGCCATGTAAAAACAGCAGGCAACTATGCTGCCAGCCTTAAGGCCCAAGAAAAGGCAGATGCTAATGGCTATGCTCAAATTCTATGGCTTGATGCGAAAGAGAATAAATATGTGGAAGAAGTCGGCAGTATGAATATCTTCTTCAAAATTAATGGTGAAGTGGTCACTCCGAGGTTAAATGGCAGCATTTTACCTGGTGTTACGCGTGATTCCGTCATTCAACTGTTAAAATATTGGAATATTCCTGTACGCGAGGAGAAAATATCCATTGAAGAGGTATTTGCTGCACATAAGCGCGGGGAACTTGAGGAGGTCTTTGGAGCAGGAACGGCTGCCGTTATTTCGCCTGTTGGTGAACTGACTTGGAAAGATCAATCTATCATTATCAATAACAATAATATCGGTCAGCTATCTCAGGATATTTATAATGAAATGACAGGAATTCAACTTGGGAAAAAAGAAGATCCATTTCACTGGACCGTTAAAGTTGCTTCAGTAGAAGCTTAA
- a CDS encoding YhcN/YlaJ family sporulation lipoprotein has translation MNKFKILFTCLCISVFVAGCNMKEEGRETDQHGEINNRNAGSLNVGNSLGNPNLNLTNMNNTSNMVNNTGLRVVGEAEENVQNLHEVKRANVIIKNRNAYVAVVMDDDFHGELYPYSEDQIAQQVREADASIQNVYISSNRDFVRQMSQYRDQIQNGRKAEGMNGGFNKMVHRFFNHHERVNQD, from the coding sequence ATGAATAAATTTAAGATTCTATTCACCTGCTTATGCATTTCTGTATTCGTTGCTGGGTGTAATATGAAGGAAGAAGGAAGAGAAACAGATCAGCACGGTGAGATTAATAACCGCAATGCTGGTTCATTAAATGTAGGAAATAGTTTAGGAAATCCCAATTTGAACCTAACTAATATGAATAATACGTCCAACATGGTTAATAACACAGGTTTACGGGTAGTAGGTGAAGCAGAAGAGAATGTTCAGAACTTACATGAAGTTAAACGTGCGAATGTCATTATAAAGAACCGTAATGCCTATGTAGCGGTTGTTATGGACGATGACTTTCATGGCGAGCTTTATCCTTACAGCGAAGATCAAATCGCACAACAGGTAAGGGAAGCTGACGCATCCATTCAAAATGTATATATTTCAAGCAATCGTGACTTTGTCAGGCAGATGAGCCAATATAGGGACCAAATACAAAATGGAAGAAAAGCAGAAGGAATGAATGGCGGATTTAATAAAATGGTGCACAGATTCTTTAATCATCATGAGAGGGTTAACCAGGACTAA
- the dapA gene encoding 4-hydroxy-tetrahydrodipicolinate synthase translates to MNFGQVLTAMVTPFDQHGEVDFNAARTLVNYLIDNGSDGLVVSGTTGESPTLTTEEKVELFKLTVETAAGRVPVIAGTGSNNTSASISLTKLAEEAGVDGIMLVAPYYNKPSQEGMFQHFKAIAETTSLPVMLYNIPGRSVVNISVETVVRLSEISNIVAIKEASGNLDAMAEIISLTSDDFTLYSGDDGLTLPVLSIGGAGVVSVASHIIGNEMQEMINQFKNGRVQEAAVSHRRLLPIMKALFAAPNPTPVKAALNMQGVQVGDVRLPMVPLNDEEKSVLQKVLPARSLV, encoded by the coding sequence ATGAATTTTGGCCAAGTGTTAACAGCTATGGTGACGCCATTTGATCAGCATGGTGAGGTTGATTTTAACGCAGCGAGAACATTAGTAAATTATTTAATAGACAATGGTTCTGATGGATTAGTCGTTTCAGGTACAACTGGAGAATCACCTACATTAACTACAGAAGAAAAAGTTGAATTATTTAAATTGACTGTTGAAACTGCCGCAGGCAGAGTGCCTGTCATTGCTGGAACTGGATCCAATAACACAAGTGCTTCTATCAGCTTAACAAAGCTGGCTGAAGAAGCAGGTGTGGATGGCATTATGCTCGTTGCACCCTATTATAATAAGCCTTCACAGGAAGGAATGTTTCAGCACTTTAAAGCCATTGCCGAAACCACTTCCTTACCAGTAATGCTTTATAACATTCCGGGGCGCAGTGTCGTCAATATTTCGGTAGAGACAGTTGTCAGACTCTCAGAAATTAGTAATATCGTGGCGATAAAAGAAGCTAGCGGAAATCTAGATGCAATGGCAGAAATTATTAGCCTTACTTCAGATGATTTTACCTTGTACAGCGGTGATGATGGATTAACCTTACCTGTCCTATCCATAGGCGGTGCTGGAGTTGTTTCTGTTGCCTCGCATATTATTGGGAATGAAATGCAAGAAATGATCAACCAATTCAAAAATGGACGTGTTCAAGAAGCTGCCGTTTCACATCGCAGACTTCTTCCAATTATGAAAGCATTATTTGCGGCGCCAAATCCAACACCCGTAAAAGCCGCTCTAAATATGCAAGGTGTCCAAGTTGGAGATGTCCGCCTGCCAATGGTTCCTTTAAATGATGAAGAAAAAAGTGTACTCCAAAAGGTCCTGCCTGCTAGGTCTTTGGTTTAA
- a CDS encoding M15 family metallopeptidase produces MKNPLGLNLLNRLTMESADFPTELHPIVKDRSNQLIQQSAQKGIVILITDDFRSAEDQDRLYEQGRTAEGNIVTHARGGESFHNFGLAIDFAIKTPSENVIWDMQYDGNQNGKSDWDEVVEMAKALGFEWGGDWAQFKDYPHLQMNFGLTLADLQNGKRPEESSLTVDTH; encoded by the coding sequence ATGAAAAATCCTTTAGGACTTAACTTGCTTAATAGATTAACGATGGAATCTGCGGATTTTCCGACTGAACTCCATCCTATCGTGAAGGACCGGAGCAATCAATTAATCCAGCAATCTGCCCAAAAAGGGATTGTGATCTTAATTACGGATGACTTCCGCAGTGCGGAGGATCAGGACCGACTATACGAACAAGGCCGGACAGCAGAGGGAAATATCGTAACGCATGCTAGGGGAGGAGAATCCTTTCATAATTTTGGGCTTGCCATCGACTTTGCCATAAAAACCCCTTCTGAAAATGTCATTTGGGATATGCAATACGACGGAAATCAGAATGGAAAATCAGATTGGGACGAAGTAGTGGAAATGGCAAAAGCTCTTGGCTTTGAATGGGGCGGTGACTGGGCTCAATTTAAAGATTATCCCCACTTACAAATGAACTTTGGGTTAACACTTGCTGACTTACAGAACGGAAAGAGACCTGAAGAGTCATCTTTAACAGTGGACACCCACTAA
- the guaC gene encoding GMP reductase has protein sequence MDSVFDYEDIQLIPAKSVVNSRTECDTTVSFGGRTFKLPVVPANMQTIIDEKIAIFLAENGYFYIMHRFEPERRLNFIKNMKSRGLFASISVGVKEEEYRFIQEAAEGNLSPEFITIDIAHGHSNAVIKMIQHIKQYMPQSFVIAGNVGTPEAVRELERAGADATKVGIGPGKVCITKIKTGFGTGGWQLAALRWCAKAASKPIIADGGIRTHGDIAKSIRFGACMVMIGSLFAGHEESPGQTIERDGKLYKEYFGSASEYQKGERKNVEGKKMLVEHKGALIDTLIEMEQDLQSSISYAGGNKLEAIRFVDYVIVKNSIFNGDKGY, from the coding sequence ATGGATAGTGTGTTTGATTATGAAGATATTCAATTGATTCCGGCAAAAAGTGTAGTGAATAGTCGTACAGAGTGTGATACTACCGTGTCTTTTGGCGGCAGAACCTTTAAGCTTCCAGTGGTGCCTGCCAATATGCAGACCATTATTGATGAAAAGATTGCTATCTTCTTAGCGGAAAATGGTTATTTTTATATCATGCATCGATTTGAACCAGAGAGGCGGCTAAATTTTATTAAAAATATGAAATCACGCGGGTTATTTGCCTCCATTAGTGTTGGTGTCAAAGAGGAAGAATATCGTTTTATTCAAGAGGCGGCAGAGGGAAATTTATCTCCAGAGTTTATCACGATTGATATCGCACACGGTCACTCCAATGCCGTGATTAAGATGATTCAACATATTAAGCAATACATGCCCCAAAGCTTTGTGATTGCTGGAAATGTGGGTACTCCAGAGGCTGTTCGAGAATTAGAGCGCGCTGGTGCGGACGCGACAAAGGTTGGGATTGGACCAGGAAAAGTATGTATCACGAAGATTAAGACGGGATTTGGAACGGGAGGCTGGCAATTAGCAGCTCTTCGCTGGTGTGCAAAGGCAGCAAGTAAGCCGATTATTGCGGACGGCGGGATTCGGACCCATGGGGATATTGCGAAATCGATCCGATTTGGGGCATGTATGGTGATGATCGGTTCCTTATTTGCTGGACATGAAGAATCGCCTGGGCAAACGATTGAAAGAGATGGGAAGCTCTATAAAGAATACTTCGGCTCCGCCTCGGAATATCAAAAAGGGGAACGGAAAAATGTAGAGGGCAAGAAAATGCTAGTGGAACACAAAGGTGCCTTGATTGATACTCTCATTGAAATGGAGCAGGATTTACAATCCTCTATTTCATATGCTGGCGGAAACAAGCTGGAGGCCATCCGTTTTGTAGATTATGTCATTGTGAAGAATTCTATTTTTAACGGTGATAAAGGATATTAA